A region from the Salmonirosea aquatica genome encodes:
- a CDS encoding heme-binding domain-containing protein, protein MVLILIAQFFGDERKRSNERTYDISTRYEIPQNVNHLVQVAYNDCHTNKTSHPWYANVQPVG, encoded by the coding sequence ATGGTTCTTATTCTAATCGCGCAGTTCTTTGGGGACGAAAGAAAAAGATCTAATGAAAGAACTTACGACATCTCAACGAGATACGAAATCCCTCAGAACGTTAACCACCTGGTCCAAGTAGCCTATAACGACTGCCACACAAATAAAACCAGTCATCCCTGGTATGCAAATGTGCAGCCAGTGGGCTGA